Within the Kribbella aluminosa genome, the region CCGTGGCGACTTCGCGGCCGCGCACACCACCGGCGACCAGGCCGGCGTACTGCCGACCGACACCCAGAAGAACACGGCGTTCGCGTTCGCCAAGGAGAAGGGCGTCGGCGCGATCGAGGACTACGCACTGACCCTCGGCGATCGGTTCCTGGAGGCGTCGGCGGCCGCGTCGGGCGCCCGGATCGAGGTCGAGGAGTACGCCTGGGAGCGGATCCTCGTCGACGGGCAGGAGCACGACCACTCGTTCGTCCGGACCGGTGGCGGGGTACGGAACGCGGTCGTCAACATCGACGGCCGCGGCGCGGACCGGAAGGCGTACGTGGTCTCCGGGATCAGCGATCTCGTCGTACTGAAGTCCACCGGGTCGGAGTTCCACGGGTTCCTGAAGGACGAGTACACGACGCTGCCGGAGACGAACGACCGGATCCTCGCGACCTCGCTGGTCGCGCGCTGGCGGTACGACCACACAGAGGTCGACTGGGACAAGTCGTACGACGAGATCAAGGGGCTGCTGCTCTCGCGGTTCGCGACGATTCACAGTCTGGCGTTGCAGCAGACCCTGTACGGCATGGGATCCGCCGTACTCGAAGAGCATCCGGAGGTCGCCGAGATCAAGTTCTCGGCGCCGAACAAGCACCACTTCCTGGTCGACCTCGCGCCGTTCGGTGTCGAGAACCCCGGTGAGGTGTTCATCGCCGCGGACCGCCCGTACGGCCTGATCGAGGCGTCCGTGACCCGCGACGACGCCAGCGACGCCGGCAGTGCGTGGGTCAACATCGCCGGCTTCTGCTGATGCCGCGGATCGTGATCGAGGGCGCCTACGTGGCGACCCTCGATCCGGCCCGGCGCGAGTTCGCCGGGCATGTGGTTGCCGAGGGCAATCGCCTGGTGGCGGTCGGGCCCGGGCCGGCTCCGGCGTACGACGATGCCCGGGTGGTCGACGGGCGTGGCTGTCTGGTCACGCCGGGATTCGTGAACACGCACCAGCATCTGTATCAGTGGGTGACCCGCGGGCTGGCCGCGGACGCGACGCTCTTCGAATGGCTGACCACGCTGTACCCGGTCTGGGCCCGGATCACCGAGGAGACCGTGTACGTCGCCGCCCGGGCGGCGCTGGCGCAGCTCGCGTTGACCGGATGTACGACGGTCGCCGATCATCACTACGTCTTCCCGGGCGGGGATCTGCTCGCGGCGGAGATCGCAGCGGCTGCGGAGATCGGGCTGCGCTTCCATCCCGCGCGCGGGTCGATGGATCGCGGTCAGAAGGACGGCGGGTTGCCGCCGGACTCGGTGGTCGAGGACCGGGACACGATCCTCGCCGCGACCGAGGACGCGATCGACCGTTGGCACGACCCATCACCTGGCTCGATGCTGCAGATCGTGGTGGCGCCGTGCTCCCCGTTCAGCGTCAGCGGGGAGCTGATGCGCGAATCGGCCGAGCTCGCCCGGCGCCGCGGCGTACGGCTGCACACGCATCTCGCGGAGACGACGGACGAGACGTCGTGGTG harbors:
- the pucL gene encoding factor-independent urate hydroxylase; this translates as MAIHLGTNQYGKAENRVVRIYRDTPRHQIRDLNVSTALRGDFAAAHTTGDQAGVLPTDTQKNTAFAFAKEKGVGAIEDYALTLGDRFLEASAAASGARIEVEEYAWERILVDGQEHDHSFVRTGGGVRNAVVNIDGRGADRKAYVVSGISDLVVLKSTGSEFHGFLKDEYTTLPETNDRILATSLVARWRYDHTEVDWDKSYDEIKGLLLSRFATIHSLALQQTLYGMGSAVLEEHPEVAEIKFSAPNKHHFLVDLAPFGVENPGEVFIAADRPYGLIEASVTRDDASDAGSAWVNIAGFC
- a CDS encoding 8-oxoguanine deaminase is translated as MPRIVIEGAYVATLDPARREFAGHVVAEGNRLVAVGPGPAPAYDDARVVDGRGCLVTPGFVNTHQHLYQWVTRGLAADATLFEWLTTLYPVWARITEETVYVAARAALAQLALTGCTTVADHHYVFPGGDLLAAEIAAAAEIGLRFHPARGSMDRGQKDGGLPPDSVVEDRDTILAATEDAIDRWHDPSPGSMLQIVVAPCSPFSVSGELMRESAELARRRGVRLHTHLAETTDETSWCRETYGCTPLEYADRLGWTGPDVWFAHGIHFDDAEIKHLGGTGTGVAHCPSSNARLGAGIARAADLRAAGSPVGLGVDGAASNESGSLVEELRHALLFARARGGPQALTVRAALEMATLDGARILGRSDDIGSLEPGKQADLAVWDLAGLPHAGIPDPLAALALSTPPPLALLLANGRPVVEHAVLQTADVPTLAAEVARTQAALCR